The following DNA comes from Natronospira bacteriovora.
GGCAAAGTAGTCGTATCCGGGGGGGTGGAGCAGGGTGGTTTTCTCTTTCGAGCGTTGCAGCTCCACCCGGTCTCCCGCGATCAGTTCATGGGTTTTCTGCCCGTCCCAGTTGAGCTGGGCCCGGGTGCGTTCGTCACCTCGGAGGACGAACCTCAGGCGGCTGTTGCCCGGGACGACCAGCGGCCGGTCACTGAGGGTGTGGGGGCAAATGGGCACGAGGGCGAGGGCATCCACGTCCGGGTGCAGGATGGGGCCACCGCCCGAGAGGGCATAGGCGGTGGAGCCGGTGGCCGTGGCCGCGATCATGCCATCGGCGCGGTGCAGGGAGACGAAGGTGTCATCCACCCAGGTCTCGAACTCGATCATGCGCCCGCCATCCGCCTTCTGGATAACCACATCGTTCAGGGCCAGATCCGCCTCGGCTTCTCTGCCCTCGCGCTCGATGCGGGCGGACAGCATGTGGCGCATGTCGCGGGTAAAGCGGCCGTCGAGAATGGCGGCCACATCATCCGCGGCACGACTGGCCACGATGTCGGTCAGAAAACCCAGGCGCCCCAGGTTGATGCCCACCAGCGGCACAGGGCGAGCGGCCAGGACGCGCGCGGTGTTGAGCAGGGTGCCGTCACCGCCAACGGCGATGATGAGATCCACGTCCCCGGCTAGGGTTTCGGCGTCCTCGGCCTTGTGGGGCCAGTCCGGGAGCGCGGCGGCGGTGCGCTGATCCAGCACATGATTCAGGCCGCGACGGTCCAGCAGGGCCACCAGGGCGTGCAGGACGGTGGCCACCCGTTCGTCGCCGTCCTTTGCGATCAGGCCGATACGTTGGAATGCTTTGCTCATTCTGCTTGTCCAAGTTCCTGTCTGAAGGATGGTTTTCAGAGCTTCATTGCTTGACAGTATTGTGACGGCGCTGCTAGTTTTCCGCCAGTCTGGCACTCTGATGGATCGAGTGCCAGGTTCCCGGATTCCATCTCGCTCCAGAGAGCCATGATCACCGTGAATCGCAGCGATAATCCACTCAATGACCGGGCCCAGTATCTGCTGAAGACCCTGGTGGAACGCTATATTCGCGAGGGCCATCCGGTGGGTTCCAGGGCACTGTCCCGCCAGTCCGGCCTGGAACTGAGTCCGGCAAGTATCCGCAATGTGATGGCGGACCTGGAAGAGCTGGGGTTCGTCCAGTCTCCACATACCTCAGCCGGCCGGGTGCCCACCGTCAAGGGCTATCGTTTCTTCGTTGATACCCTGCTGACGGTGAAGAAGCTCAATCGGCGCGAGGTGAGCCGCCTGGAGCTGGGGCTGCGCAATGATGAGGGTGACTTCCAGGCCCTGCTGGGATCGGCCAGCACCCTGCTGTCAGGGGTGACGCGCCTGGCCGGCGTGGTGACACTGCCGCGCCGTGAGCGGGCCACCTGGAAGCAGATCGAGTTCCTGCCCCTGTCCGACCGGCGTGTACTGGCCGTGGTGGTTTTCAGTGACCAGGATGTGCAGAACCGGGTGCTGCGCCTGGAGCGTGGCTATGACCGGGAGCAGCTGCACAAGGCGGCCAATTATCTCAACGCCCATTTTGCCGGCAAGGACCTGACCCAGGTGCGGGAGGCCTTGCTGGCCGAGATGCGCGAGGCGCGCCAGAGCATGAATGAGCTCATGCTCACCGCCATCCAGATGGCCGACCAGGTCTTTGACAGCGACCGCAATGTGGAAAGCGGCTATGTCATTGCCGGCGAGACCAATCTGATGGAGTTCGATGAATTGTCGGATGTGGAGAAGCTGCGCCGCCTGTTCGAGGCCTTCAATCAGAAGCGCGACATTCTGCATCTGCTGGACAAGGCCGTGGCCGCGGAAGGCGTGCAGATCTTCATCGGAGAGGAATCCGGCTACAAGGTGCTGGATGAGTGCAGTGTGGTGACGGCACCGTATTCCGCCGACGACGAGGTGGTGGGGGTCCTCGGTGTGATCGGTCCCACCCGCATGGCCTACGAGCGGGTCATTCCCATTGTGGACATGACCGCCCGATTGCTGGGCCATGCCTTGAATTCCCGCCAGTAGGTCCCAGATTTCAGTCAGCGTATCAGTGGCCCGAGCAAAACCCGGGCCGTTATCCTTTTTTGATCAAGGGGTTAGCAGAATGTCACAGGAACAGCCCAAGGCACCGGAAGAGCTGGAGGGCGCCGAGCAGGCCGAAGCGGAGCAGAATCCCGAATCCGATGCCGAGGCGGTTGCCGAAAGCCCGGAAGCCCGTATCGAGCAACTTCAGGCCGAGCTTGAGGAGGCCCGGAGTGAGCGCCTGCGGGCCATGGCCGAACTGGAGAACGTACGCAAGCGGGCCCGCCGTGACGTGGAGAACGCCCAGAAGTTTTCCGTCGAAAAGCTGGCCGGCGAGTTGCTGGAGGTCAAGGACAGCCTGGAGATGGGCCTGCAGGCGGTGGGTGGCGAGAACCCCAGTCTGGATCAGCTCAGGGAGGGCAAGGAAATGACCCTTCGCCAGCTGGCCGGTGTCATGGAGCGGGCGGGCATTGCCGAAATCAACCCGGAAGGCGAGCGCTTCAACCCCGAATTCCATGAAGCCATGACCCTTCAGGAGAGCAGCGATCACGATCCGGACACGGTGATGTTCGTGATCCAGAAGGGCTATCTGCTCAAGGGGCGCCTGCTGCGTCCGGCGCGAGTGGTCGTGGCCCGGGCCCCTGACGGCGGCGCGGATGATGCCGACAGCGGTGACGATGCTTGAATAACGCCGCCGCGTCCCCATCTAGGCAATCAGAGAATTCCGGTTTATCCGATTTTTTGAAATAACGCACTATCTGGAGCAACAATCATGTCCAAGATCATCGGTATTGACCTGGGTACCACGAACTCCTGCGTGGCCATCATGGAGGGGGGTGAGACCAAGGTCATCGAAAACAGCGAGGGTGATCGCACCACGCCGTCCATCGTTGCCTTCACCAAGGAAGGCGAAGAGTTGGTGGGGCAATCCGCCAAGCGTCAGGCGGTCACCAACCCCCAGAACACCCTGTTCGCGGTCAAGCGCCTGATCGGCCGTCGTTTCGATGATGCCGTGGTGCAGAAGGACATCGACATGGTGCCCTACAGCATCGTCAAGGCCGACAACGGTGATGCCTGGGTCGAGGCCCAGGGCAAGAAGATGGCGCCGCCGGAGGTTTCCGCCCGCGTGCTGAAGAAGATGAAGCAGACGGCGGAAGATTACCTGGGTGAGAAGGTCACCGAAGCGGTGATCACCGTGCCGGCCTATTTCAACGACTCCCAGCGTCAGGCCACCAAGGATGCCGGCCGCATTGCCGGCCTTGAGGTCAAGCGCATCATCAACGAGCCCACCGCGGCGGCGCTGGCCTATGGCCTGGACAAGAAGCGCGGCGACCGCAAGGTGGCCGTGTACGACCTGGGTGGCGGTACCTTCGATATTTCCATCATCGAGATCGCCGAGGTGGACGGTGAGCACCAGTTCGAGGTGCTGTCCACCAACGGTGATACCTTCCTCGGTGGTGAAGACTTCGACAAGGCTGTCATCGATTACCTGGCCGCTGAATTCAAGAAAGAGCAGGGTGTGGATATCCGCAAGGATCCGCTGGCCATGCAACGCCTGAAGGAAGCCGCCGAGAAGGCCAAGATCGAGCTTTCCTCCAGCCAGCAGACCGAGGTGAACCTGCCCTACATTACCGCCGATGCCAGCGGCCCGAAGCACCTGAGCATCAAGATCACCCGGGCCAAGCTGGAATCGCTGGTGGAAGATCTGGTCAAGCGCACAATCGAGCCCTGCAAGACCGCCATCAAGGACGCCGGCCTGTCCGTGGGTGACGTGGACGACGTGATCCTGGTGGGTGGTCAGACCCGCATGCCCAAGGTCCAGGAGGCGGTGAAGACCTTCTTCGGCAAGGATCCGCGCAAGGATGTGAATCCCGATGAGGCGGTTGCCGTGGGTGCGGCCATTCAGGGTGGTGTGCTGGGCGGTGACGTCAAGGACGTGCTGTTGCTGGACGTTACCCCGCTGTCCCTGGGGATCGAGACCCTGGGCGGTGTGATGACCAAGCTGATCGAGAAGAACACCACGATTCCGACCAAGGCCAATCAGACCTTCTCGACGGCCGAGGACAACCAGGGCGCGGTCACCGTGCACGTCTTGCAGGGTGAGCGCGAGCAGGCGGCCCAGAACAAGTCCCTGGGTCGTTTCGACCTGACCGATATCCCGCCGGCCCCGCGTGGTGTGCCGCAGATCGAGGTGACTTTCGACATCGATGCCAACGGTATCCTGCACGTGTCCGCCAAGGACAAGGCCACCGGCAAGGAGCAGGGTATCGAGATCAAGTCCTCCGGCGGTCTGTCCGAGGATGAGATCGAAGAACGCATTCGTGATGCCGAGGCCCATGCCGAGGAAGACAAGCGCTTCAAGGAACTGGTGGACGTGCGTAACCAGGCCGACGGCCTGATCCATGCCAGCCGCAAGTCTCTGGAAGAGCATGGTGACAAGGCCGAGGACGGCGAGAAGGAAGCCATCGAGTCCGCCATCAGCGAGCTTGAGGAAGCCATGAAGGGCGACGACGCGGAAGCCATCAAGAGCAAGACCGAGGCACTGACCGAAGCCGCTGGCAAGCTGGCCCAGAAGGCCTACGCCGAGCAGGCGGAAGCCGGTGAAGCGGCTGCAGAGGCCGAGGGTGGCGAGTCGACCTCCGATGACGGCAAGGACGATGTGGTGGATGCGGAATTCGAGGAAGTGAAGGAAAACCGCAAGTAAGGCGCATCCTGTCAGGTCGGCGGGGGCGTCACGGGCCGATGGCCATCGTGATGCCCCCGCCGTTGCGTCCGGATTGCTGATTGCAGCAGGTCGGGCGCATGAATGAACAGATAACGGGGAAGAGCATGTCGAAGCGGGATTACTACGAAGTACTGGGTGTGGAAAAAGGCGCCTCGGAGGCCGATATCAAGAAGGCCTACCGGCGGCTTGCCATGAAATATCACCCGGACCGCAATCCCGATGATGCCGAGGCCGAGGCTCGCTTCAAGGAAGTCAAGGAGGCCTACGAGGCGCTTTCAGACCCCCAGAAACGGGCAGCCTACGATCAGTTCGGCCACGCTGGTACCGAGGCCGGTTTTGGTGGCGGTGGCCCGCGAGGCGGTTTCGGGGGTGCCGAGGCCTTTTCCGATATCTTCGGTGACGTATTCGGCGATATTTTCGGGGGAGGAGGTGGCCGCCGCGGTGGCCGTCGCGTCTTCCGGGGTGCCGACCTGCGTTATCGTCTGAAGATCGATCTGGAACAGGCCGTGCAGGGCGACACGGTGCAGATCAAGGTGCCATCCAGCCGCGAATGCGGTGAGTGTGATGGCAGTGGTGCGGCCCGGGGCAGCCAGCCTGAGGGCTGTGACACCTGCGGTGGGGTCGGCCAGGTGCGAATGCAGCAGGGTTTTTTCTCCGTGCAGCAGACCTGCCCGGCCTGTGGCGGCAGCGGGCAGGTGATCAAGGATCCCTGCCGGGCCTGTGGTGGCCGCGGCCGCGTGCGGGAAGAGAAAACACTCTCCGTTCGTATCCCGGAAGGAGTGGATGACGGTGACCGCATTCGCCTTAGCGGCGAGGGCGAGCCCGGCGAAAATGGTGGGCCTCCGGGTGATCTCTACGTGGAGGTGGAAGTCCGTCCCCATCCCATCTTCACTCGTGACGCCAATGACCTGATCTGCGAGGTGCCCATCAACTTCGCCGCTGCCGTCCTTGGGGGGCAGGTGGAGGTGCCTACCCTGGATGGCCGTGTGGCGTTGAAAATTCCGCCCGAAACCCAGAGCGGAAAGCTGTTCCGTCTGCGTGGCAAGGGTGTCAAACCGGTGCGTGGTGGTTCTCGTGGTGACCTGCTTTGCCGGGTTACCGTGGAAACACCGGTCAACCTCACCAGGGAACAAAAAGAAATCCTCGAGCAGTTTGAGGCCAGCCTGAACAAGGGGGGCAAGCGCCACAGCCCGCGCTCGTCTTCCTGGCTGGATGGTGTCAAGCGCTTTTTCGAGAATCTGGGCTGATTGCAGCCTGGCCGGAAGCCGTCCAATCTTTACAGGAGCCATTCATGCTCAAGCTGGCACTGGTAGGCGCGGCCGGGCGCATGGGGCGTGCCATCGCCCGCCTTGCGGCCGACGCCGATGATCTGGAGGTGATCGGGGCCCTGGTTCGCAAGGGCAGCGCGGCGGAGGGGGAGGCGGTTCCCGGTTTTCCGGATCGCTTGTTCTCCAGTGACATCAACGAGGCCCTGTCCGAGGCCGATGTGGTGCTGGATTTCTCCACACCCGCCAGTACGGCCGATGTGGCCGCCTACTGTGCGGAACGCCGTATTGCCCTTCTGGTCGGCACTACCGGCCTGGGGCAGGACGGGATTGATGCCCTGCGTGCCAGGGCGGCCGATATTCCGCTGCTGCTGGCGCCCAACACCAGTTTCGGTGTCAATCTGCTCCTCGATCTGGTTCGCCGTGCGGCGGGATCCCTGGGAGACGACTACGACATCGAGATCATCGAGGCCCATCACGGGCAAAAGGTGGATGCCCCCTCCGGTACGGCACTTCGTCTGGGGGAAGTGGCGGCAGCGGCACGCGGGGTCAGCCTGCCCGAGGACGGCGTGTTCGGCCGTGAGGGACAGACCGGTGCGAGAGAGCGGGGCAGCATCGGTTTTTCCGTCATTCGCGGTGGGGATATTGCCGGCGAACATACGGTTTTGCTGGCCGGTCAGGGTGAACGCATCGAATTGACCCATCGTGCCTCCAGTCGCGACACCTTCGCCCGAGGCGCACTCAACGCGGCCCGCTGGCTCAGGGGACGGCCGGCGGGATTTTACGATATGCGTGACGTACTCGGCGGCTGAGGCGGCTTTCGCCCCTGTCCGGGGCGCTGCGCGTGGACAGCTGTGGGTGCTCTGAAGTAGAATTGGCGCGGTTTCGGGGGCGTGTCACCTTGCTCCGTAGCCAGGGTCCGGGCCACGGCTTCGAGGACATCCAGACGAATTCAGAACAGGCGGGAAGGGTTCCAGGCGAATCTTTCCCGCTTTGTGTATGCGGAATCCGCTCCCCGCCGGGAGCGGCCGTTGCGGGAGGCGCGTGTGAGAAAGCAGGCATTGCTGGCATTGGCGGATGGTACGGTGTTTCACGGTGAAACCGTGGGAGCCGGAGGCACCACGGTGGGGGAAGTGGTCTTCAACACCGCCATGACCGGCTACCAGGAGATTCTGACGGATCCCTCCTATGCCCGCCAGCTGGTGACGCTGACCTATCCGCATATTGGCAATGTGGGTGCCAATGACCAGGATCAGGAGTCTGATCGCGTCCAGGCGGCTGGTCTCATCATTCGCGATCTTCCACTGCGGGCAAGCAGCTGGCGTTCCAGCCAGTCTCTGGGTGACTACCTGGCCAGCGAGGGGACCGTGGCCATTGCCGGTATCGATACCCGCAAGCTGACCCGCCTCATTCGTGACCAGGGCGCCCAGGCGGGTTGTATCAGCACCGAGATGGATGCGGAAGCGGCCGTCGCCGAGGCCCGGAAATTCCCGGGCCTGAAGGGTATGGATCTGGCTCGGGAAGTGACCGCCCGGCAGGCCTATGAATGGACGGAAGGCAGCTGGCAGCTGGAGGGCAATCAGTTTCGGGAGGCGCCCGAGGCACGCTTTCATGTGGTGGCCTACGATTTCGGCGTCAAGCGCAACATCCTGCGCCTGCTGGTGGATGCCGGCTGCCGCGTCACGGTGGTGCCGGCGCAGACTCCGGTCGACGAGGTTCTGGCCATGGCGCCGGACGGTGTTTTCCTCTCCAACGGCCCGGGCGATCCCGAGCCCTGCGACTATGCCATCAATGCCACGCGCCGCCTGCTGGAAGAACGACTGCCCCTGTTCGGCATCTGCCTGGGGCATCAGCTCCTGGGTCTGGCCGGCGGGGCTCGCTCCGTGAAGATGAAGTTTGGCCACCACGGGGCCAACCATCCGGTCATTGATCTGGATTCGGGGCAGGTGCTGATCACCAGTCAGAACCATGGCTTCGCCATTGATGAAGACAGTCTGCCGGAGACTCTGCGAGCCACCCACCGTTCCCTGTTCGACAAGACCCTGCAGGGGATTGAACATCGCGAGGCGCCGGCCTTCAGCTTCCAGGGTCATCCGGAGGCCAGCCCGGGGCCGCATGACGCCAAACCCCTGTTCGAACGCTTCACGGCCTTGATGGCCGAACGCCAGCGTGACCGGGCCAGTGCCTGAGCCCGGCAAGCCGATTCAGCCAATGACCGATTCCTGCTACGGCGGCCAGCCGCAGACAGCGCGAGTGCGAGATGCCTAAAAGAACCGACATAAACTCCATTCTCATCATCGGGGCCGGCCCCATCGTCATCGGTCAGGCCTGTGAATTTGACTATTCCGGGGCCCAGGCCTGCAAGGCCCTTCGGGAGGAAGGCTTCCGCGTCATCCTGGTGAATTCCAATCCGGCCACCATCATGACCGACCCGGAGATGGCCGATTCCATCTACATCGAGCCCATCCAGTGGCAGACGGTGGCCGGCATCATCGAGAAGGAACGGCCGGACGCCATTCTGCCCACCATGGGCGGGCAGACAGCGCTCAACTGTGCCCTGGATCTTTACCGGGAAGGCATTCTGGAGCGTTTCGGCGTGGAGATGATCGGCGCCAGTCGGGATGCCATCGACATGGCCGAGGATCGGGATCGTTTTCGCAAGGCCATGGACGAAATCGGTCTGGAATCGCCACGCGCCATGCTGGCCCACAACATGGACGAAGCGCGCACGGCCCAGGAAGCCATCGGCTTTCCGGCCATCATCCGGCCATCCTTCACCATGGGCGGCAGTGGCGGGGGTATCGCCTACAACCGGGAAGAATTCGAGGAGATCTGCGAGCGGGGTCTGGATCTTTCGCCCACCAATGAAGTGCAGATCGAGGAGTCGGTCCTGGGGTGGAAGGAATTCGAGATGGAAGTGGTCCGGGACAAGGCGGACAACTGCATCATTGTCTGTTCCATCGAGAACATCGATGCCATGGGGGTTCACACGGGCGATTCCGCCACCGTGGCGCCGGCCCAGACGCTGACGGACAAGGAATATCAGATCATGCGTGACGCTTCGATCCGCGTCCTGCGCAAGATCGGCGTGGAGACCGGTGGCTCCAATGTCCAGTTTGCGGTCAACCCGGATGACGGGCGTCTTGTCATCATCGAGATGAACCCGCGAGTCTCCCGTTCATCGGCTCTGGCATCCAAGGCCACTGGTTTCCCGATCGCCAAGGTGGCTGCCAAGCTGGCGGTGGGCTACACGCTGGATGAATTGCAGAATGAGATCACCGGTGGCGTGACCCCGGCTTCCTTCGAGCCCAGCATCGATTATGTGGTCACCAAGCTGCCCCGGTTCACCTTCGAGAAGTTCCCCCAGACCAAGCCGAGGCTGACCACCCAGATGAAATCGGTGGGCGAAGCCATGGCCGTGGGCCGCAATTTTCAGGAATCCTTCCAGAAAGCCCTGCGCAGTCTGGAGATCGACAGCGATGGCCTGAACGAGAAACTCAACGGTGACGGTGAAGAGGCGCTGGATCATCTGCGCCAGGAACTTCGAAACCCCGGGCCGGACCGCCTCTGGTACCTGGGTGATGCCTTTCGCGTGGGCCTGGGCGTTGATGAGATCTACCAGCTCACCGGTATCGACCCCTGGTTCCTTGTGCAGATCGAGGATCTGGTGCGTGACGAGGCCGATCTGAAAGGGCATGCCCTGGCCTCCCTGGACGCTGGTCATCTGCGCCGCCTCAAGCGCAAGGGCTTCTCGGACAGCCGCATGGCCCAATTGCTCGGTTGCGAGGAGGGTGCGGTACGTGCGCGACGGCGGGAGCTGGGGGTCCGGCCCGTCTACAAGCGGGTGGATTCCTGTGCCGCGGAGTTCGAAGCCACCACGGCCTACATGTATTCCAGCTATGACGAAGAATGCGAATCCCGGCCCAGTGAGCGTCGCAAGATCATGATTCTGGGCGGTGGCCCCAATCGCATCGGCCAGGGCATCGAGTTCGATTACTGCTGTGTGCATGCGGCCCTGTCCCTGCGCGAGGACGGGTTCGAGACCATCATGGTCAACTGCAACCCCGAGACGGTTTCCACCGACTACGACACCTCCGACCGGCTCTATTTCGAACCGTTGACTCTGGAAGACGTGCTCGAGATCGTTGAAACCGAAAAACCGGAAGGGGTGATCGTCCAGTTCGGCGGGCAGACACCGCTGAAGCTGGCCCGTGACCTGGAGGCGGCCGGCGTGCCCATCATCGGTACCACGCCTGATTCCATTGACCTGGCTGAAGACCGCGAGCGCTTCCAGCAGCTGATCAACCGTCTGGGGCTCAAGCAGCCGCCCAATCGCACCGCGAGGACGGCGGGCGACGCCATTCGCCTGGCCAACGAGATCGGTTATCCCCTGGTGGTTCGCCCCTCCTATGTGCTGGGCGGCCGGGCCATGGAAGTGGTCTTCAACGAGGATGACCTGGTGGAGTACATGGAAAACGCCGTGCGTGTCTCCAATGACTCACCGGTTCTGCTGGACCGCTTCCTGGAAGAGGCCGTGGAAGTGGACGTGGACGCCGTGTCAGATGGCGAGACGGTGGTTATTGGCGGGGTGATGGAGCATGTGGAGCAGGCTGGTGTGCATTCCGGTGACTCCGGTTGCTCGCTGCCCCCCAATAGCCTGCCGGAAGGCGTACAGCAGGAAATTCGCCAGCAGATGGCGCAACTGGCTCGCGAGCTGCATGTGGTGGGCCTGATGAACGCCCAGTTTGCCGTCCGGGGCGAGGAAATCTTCCTGCTGGAAGTCAATCCGCGTGCGTCGCGCACCGTGCCCTTTGTGTCCAAGGCCACCGGGCTGCCGTTGGCCAAGATTGCGGCCCTGGCCATGGCCGGCAAGAGCCTGGCCAGCCAGGGGGTGACGGAAGAGCGTCTGCCGAAATACTATGCTGTGAAGGAGTCGGTCTTTCCCTTCGCCAAGTTCCCGGGCGCGGATCCCATCCTGGGGCCCGAGATGAAATCCACCGGTGAGGTGATGGGCGTTGGCCGCACCTTCGGGGAGGCCTACGCCAAGGCACAGCTGGGCTCCGGCATGGCACTGCCCTGTGGTGGCCAGGCCTTCATCAGCGTGCGGGACCAGGACAAACCCGCGGCCATCGAGCTTGGAAGGCTGCTGCTTGAGCGCGGCTTCGAGCTGATTGCCACCCATGGCACCGCCAGGGCTCTGGCCGAGGCCGGTCTGGCCGTGAAGCCGGTCAACAAGGTGCGGGAAGGCCGCCCGCATATCGTGGACATGATCAAGAACGATGAGGTAACGCTCATCGTGAATACCACCGAAGGCAAGAAGGCCATTCGGGAATCCCATTCCATCCGCAGTGAGGCCGTGCATCACAAGGTGGCGTACTACACCACCATTGCCGCCGGCCGGGCGACGTGTCTGGCCATGGACCACATCGATGTCGCGGCCGTGAATCGCCTGCAGGATCTGCATCAGGAGTACGAGACATGAAAAGAACGCCGTTGACGGCCAGAGGCGCTGACAGCCTCAAGGCGGAGCTGAAAAAACTCAAGACCGAGGATCGCCCGCGTGTGGTTCAGGCCATCGCCGACGCCCGTGAACATGGTGATCTGAAAGAAAATGCGGAATATCATGCTGCCCGTGAAGAGCAGGGCCTGATCGAAGCCCGCATCAAGGATATCGAATCCAAGCTGTCCACCGCCGAGATCATCGATGTGACCAAGGTGGACGCCGGTGGCAAGGTCATTTTCGGCGCCACCGTTGATGTCTATGATGAAGTCTCGGACAGTGAGGCGACCTACCAGATCGTTGGCGAGGATGAGGCGGACATCAAGCAGGGTCGGCTATCCGTGAATTCACCCATCGCCCGCGCCCTGATCGGAAAGGAAGAGGGCGATGAGTGCGAAGTTCAGACGCCGGGCGGTGTGCGCCGCTACGAAATCGTCGAGGTGCGTTACGAGTGAGCGGTCTTGCGGGCTGCCGGCGCGCCTGGCAGCTCAATCACCGGCTTTTTCGGGTGGGGCAGGTAGAGCACGGCCACATGGCCAATTCGCTGAACCAGAGTGGCGCTCGTGCGCTCGCAGATCTCGGCGATCATGGCACCGCGCTCTTCCCGGTCATTGGCGACCAGCCGAACCTTGATCAGTTCGTGGTCATTGAGACCCCGCTC
Coding sequences within:
- the carB gene encoding carbamoyl-phosphate synthase large subunit → MPKRTDINSILIIGAGPIVIGQACEFDYSGAQACKALREEGFRVILVNSNPATIMTDPEMADSIYIEPIQWQTVAGIIEKERPDAILPTMGGQTALNCALDLYREGILERFGVEMIGASRDAIDMAEDRDRFRKAMDEIGLESPRAMLAHNMDEARTAQEAIGFPAIIRPSFTMGGSGGGIAYNREEFEEICERGLDLSPTNEVQIEESVLGWKEFEMEVVRDKADNCIIVCSIENIDAMGVHTGDSATVAPAQTLTDKEYQIMRDASIRVLRKIGVETGGSNVQFAVNPDDGRLVIIEMNPRVSRSSALASKATGFPIAKVAAKLAVGYTLDELQNEITGGVTPASFEPSIDYVVTKLPRFTFEKFPQTKPRLTTQMKSVGEAMAVGRNFQESFQKALRSLEIDSDGLNEKLNGDGEEALDHLRQELRNPGPDRLWYLGDAFRVGLGVDEIYQLTGIDPWFLVQIEDLVRDEADLKGHALASLDAGHLRRLKRKGFSDSRMAQLLGCEEGAVRARRRELGVRPVYKRVDSCAAEFEATTAYMYSSYDEECESRPSERRKIMILGGGPNRIGQGIEFDYCCVHAALSLREDGFETIMVNCNPETVSTDYDTSDRLYFEPLTLEDVLEIVETEKPEGVIVQFGGQTPLKLARDLEAAGVPIIGTTPDSIDLAEDRERFQQLINRLGLKQPPNRTARTAGDAIRLANEIGYPLVVRPSYVLGGRAMEVVFNEDDLVEYMENAVRVSNDSPVLLDRFLEEAVEVDVDAVSDGETVVIGGVMEHVEQAGVHSGDSGCSLPPNSLPEGVQQEIRQQMAQLARELHVVGLMNAQFAVRGEEIFLLEVNPRASRTVPFVSKATGLPLAKIAALAMAGKSLASQGVTEERLPKYYAVKESVFPFAKFPGADPILGPEMKSTGEVMGVGRTFGEAYAKAQLGSGMALPCGGQAFISVRDQDKPAAIELGRLLLERGFELIATHGTARALAEAGLAVKPVNKVREGRPHIVDMIKNDEVTLIVNTTEGKKAIRESHSIRSEAVHHKVAYYTTIAAGRATCLAMDHIDVAAVNRLQDLHQEYET
- the greA gene encoding transcription elongation factor GreA — encoded protein: MKRTPLTARGADSLKAELKKLKTEDRPRVVQAIADAREHGDLKENAEYHAAREEQGLIEARIKDIESKLSTAEIIDVTKVDAGGKVIFGATVDVYDEVSDSEATYQIVGEDEADIKQGRLSVNSPIARALIGKEEGDECEVQTPGGVRRYEIVEVRYE
- the yhbY gene encoding ribosome assembly RNA-binding protein YhbY encodes the protein MSKPPKALNEAQRKHLKRLAHHRRPIVQTGANGLTDAVMVEIERGLNDHELIKVRLVANDREERGAMIAEICERTSATLVQRIGHVAVLYLPHPKKPVIELPGAPAARKTAHS